The following proteins are encoded in a genomic region of Spirosoma sp. SC4-14:
- a CDS encoding DUF4249 domain-containing protein — MRRILLLFFVIGAASGCIDQVSLPIRTEEPRLVVEGQITNEAPPYTLKLTYTGKYSGLNGQNPNDQYVQGAEVSLADDTGHRTSCRSIGSGLYQTTDSTFRGQIGRSYNLTVTLSDGRRYVTKAEQMPGVPVIDSISPMLVKTGNLATPYAFAYTVNTHDPANAKNYYRWSAYGYTTRLSIGVPCSLGNPNLCNYRCWTQVSSDAVNVYSDEAINGNALQGQVVLQLPVYAIGPQLVEVQQYGITQANYQFWELYKQQNARTGSIFDPLPAPVTGNVINTADPTDIARGYFAVVSITRKRVRAQNYSAPFYGALTSFIASQILPPGDCRDTYGPVPITEPDGW; from the coding sequence ATGCGCCGGATTTTATTGCTTTTTTTCGTCATAGGAGCCGCTTCGGGCTGTATCGATCAGGTCAGTTTGCCGATCCGTACCGAAGAACCGCGTCTGGTTGTTGAAGGACAGATCACCAACGAAGCACCACCGTATACCCTAAAACTGACCTATACCGGTAAATACAGCGGCCTCAACGGGCAAAACCCCAACGATCAGTATGTGCAGGGCGCAGAAGTGAGTCTGGCCGACGATACCGGTCACCGTACCAGTTGTCGGTCGATCGGATCGGGGCTCTACCAAACAACAGATTCAACATTTCGGGGGCAAATTGGGCGGTCATATAACCTGACGGTTACCCTGAGCGATGGCCGACGGTACGTAACGAAAGCCGAACAAATGCCCGGTGTACCCGTCATTGATAGTATTTCGCCCATGCTGGTGAAAACAGGCAATCTGGCAACTCCATACGCTTTTGCCTATACAGTCAATACCCATGATCCGGCTAATGCAAAAAACTATTATCGTTGGAGTGCTTATGGCTACACTACCCGTTTATCAATAGGAGTACCGTGCAGTTTAGGGAACCCTAATTTGTGTAATTACCGGTGCTGGACTCAGGTAAGTAGCGATGCCGTAAATGTATATAGCGACGAAGCCATTAATGGGAATGCTCTTCAGGGACAAGTTGTGTTGCAGTTGCCGGTTTATGCTATTGGGCCACAACTGGTTGAAGTTCAGCAGTATGGTATTACGCAGGCTAATTATCAATTCTGGGAACTGTATAAGCAGCAGAATGCCCGTACGGGCAGTATTTTCGACCCATTACCGGCTCCTGTCACCGGTAATGTTATTAATACGGCTGATCCGACGGATATCGCGCGGGGCTATTTCGCAGTGGTCTCCATTACAAGGAAACGAGTGCGTGCTCAGAACTATAGTGCTCCGTTTTATGGAGCCCTTACCAGTTTTATTGCCAGCCAAATTTTACCTCCTGGCGATTGCCGGGATACGTATGGACCGGTGCCCATCACCGAGCCCGATGGCTGGTAA
- the recQ gene encoding DNA helicase RecQ, which produces MTSAAPIRSQNPADYLKRYYGYDRFRPMQEEIIKSVLSSRDTLVLMPTGGGKSVCFQIPALMLPGITVVVSPLIALMKDQVGALHMNGISAAYYNSTQTSREQRNIEDDCLSGKLKLLYISPEKLLTESFFGFLKRINVSLFAIDEAHCISSWGHDFRPEYTQLHVLKETFPHIPTIALTATADKLTRQDIALRLGMNDPAVFVASFNRTNLSLQVLPGQNRIQQIFRLLQQKPDTSGIIYCLSRKSTESLATKLQEKGFNAAFYHAGMDPAERSRVQEAFLRDDIRIMCATIAFGMGIDKSNVRWVIHYNMPKNIEGFYQEIGRAGRDGAAAQTVLFYSFADVATYKEMLAENSPANLGLQLAKLERMQQYADAHTCRRQILLSYFSEELPEPCGNCDVCRDPRVTFDGTILAQKALSAMVRAGERVPMNLLIDILRGSRSQQVLQGGYDQIKTYGAGRDIRFEDWRSYLHQLINIGVIEVAYDQHYALRRGILADQVLYGGRKIDLVRPDDAPKPVVEKTKTKTETNRDELFERLRVLRKELADEQNVPPYVIFTDTTLEDMARQRPTTPDALRNVSGVGERKLHLFGKRFLAEIVDYVRGRIQAGEKPKGSTQLITLELYNNGLSIDEIAAERKLTAGSIAGHLVQLAKAGYSIDLESLISPDERLEIEQAIAIVGLEEGRLKPLFDYLNGRYDYSKLTLVAGMLE; this is translated from the coding sequence ATGACCAGCGCTGCCCCTATCCGCTCCCAGAATCCTGCCGACTACCTTAAACGCTATTATGGCTATGATCGCTTCCGGCCCATGCAGGAAGAGATTATTAAGTCGGTGCTGAGTAGCCGCGATACGCTGGTGCTAATGCCTACTGGTGGTGGAAAATCGGTTTGTTTTCAGATTCCGGCCCTTATGCTGCCGGGCATAACGGTGGTTGTTTCTCCACTGATTGCCCTCATGAAAGATCAGGTTGGTGCTCTGCACATGAACGGAATTTCAGCAGCCTATTATAACAGTACCCAAACCAGCCGCGAGCAACGTAACATTGAAGACGACTGTTTGAGTGGGAAACTCAAACTGCTTTATATCTCCCCGGAAAAACTCCTTACCGAATCTTTTTTTGGCTTCCTGAAGCGAATAAATGTCTCACTCTTTGCCATCGACGAAGCGCACTGTATCTCATCGTGGGGGCACGACTTCCGCCCCGAATACACGCAGTTGCATGTGCTAAAGGAAACATTTCCGCATATACCAACCATTGCCCTCACCGCTACCGCCGACAAACTGACCCGGCAAGATATTGCCCTGCGACTCGGCATGAACGATCCGGCGGTGTTTGTGGCGTCTTTTAATCGCACCAACCTAAGCTTGCAGGTACTGCCAGGGCAAAATCGTATTCAGCAGATTTTTCGGCTGCTTCAGCAGAAACCCGATACGTCCGGCATTATTTACTGCCTGAGCCGCAAATCGACCGAATCGCTGGCTACCAAATTGCAGGAAAAAGGATTCAATGCTGCTTTTTACCATGCCGGTATGGACCCCGCCGAACGCTCACGCGTGCAGGAGGCTTTTCTGCGCGACGATATTCGGATTATGTGTGCAACCATCGCTTTTGGAATGGGGATCGATAAGTCGAACGTCAGGTGGGTGATTCATTATAATATGCCCAAAAATATCGAGGGCTTCTATCAGGAAATTGGGCGGGCGGGGCGCGATGGAGCCGCGGCTCAAACCGTACTGTTCTATAGTTTTGCCGATGTGGCCACTTATAAGGAGATGCTGGCCGAAAACAGTCCGGCTAACCTTGGCTTGCAACTCGCCAAACTGGAGCGTATGCAACAATACGCCGATGCGCATACCTGCCGACGGCAAATTCTGCTCTCCTACTTCTCAGAAGAACTCCCCGAACCATGTGGTAACTGCGATGTTTGCCGCGACCCTCGTGTTACGTTCGATGGCACAATTCTGGCCCAGAAAGCCCTCTCGGCGATGGTCCGTGCGGGTGAGCGTGTTCCAATGAACCTGCTCATCGACATCCTGCGGGGATCGCGCAGTCAGCAGGTTTTGCAGGGCGGTTACGATCAGATTAAAACCTACGGCGCCGGTCGGGATATTCGGTTCGAAGACTGGCGAAGCTACCTGCATCAGTTAATTAATATTGGCGTTATTGAGGTTGCCTATGACCAGCATTATGCACTACGCCGGGGCATTCTGGCCGATCAGGTGTTGTATGGTGGTCGTAAAATCGATCTGGTTCGGCCCGATGATGCGCCTAAACCCGTAGTTGAAAAAACGAAGACAAAGACCGAAACCAACCGCGACGAACTTTTCGAACGGTTGCGGGTACTACGGAAGGAACTTGCCGATGAACAGAATGTACCACCCTACGTTATTTTTACGGATACGACGCTGGAAGATATGGCCCGGCAACGACCAACCACACCCGACGCCTTGCGGAATGTGAGCGGAGTAGGCGAACGCAAGCTACACCTGTTTGGCAAACGTTTCCTGGCCGAAATTGTCGACTATGTCCGTGGGCGCATTCAGGCTGGCGAAAAACCTAAAGGTTCTACGCAACTGATCACCCTGGAATTGTATAATAATGGTCTGTCAATCGACGAAATCGCGGCAGAGCGCAAACTCACGGCGGGCTCAATTGCAGGTCATTTAGTTCAGTTGGCAAAAGCCGGATACAGCATCGATCTGGAGTCACTTATCAGTCCAGACGAACGGCTGGAGATTGAACAGGCCATAGCCATTGTTGGCCTGGAAGAAGGTCGTTTGAAGCCCCTTTTCGATTATCTGAACGGCCGCTACGATTACAGCAAACTAACGTTAGTTGCAGGTATGTTAGAATGA
- a CDS encoding SusC/RagA family TonB-linked outer membrane protein, producing the protein MKQSLTLMRGYLAVFVAVIGLLTSSRGLARPLFLSGLADIDVSGTVTLKDDGTALPGASVLLKGSTNVGTVTDANGRFRIRVPEDAILVISYIGYITQEVKLNGRANLTIALETDAQQLSEVVVTSFGIARDRKTLGYGVSEVKAEQISKAPTTDLTNSLAGKVAGVQVTGAGGGFAGSNVTIRGFSTFTGSNQPLYVVNGIPLDNSNGSSASNGGNSVNTGVVNSSRISDINPQDIESINVLKGAAATVLYGSRAASGAILITTKKGKKGTNKQISFSTNTAVGTISRFPEFQNQYAQGSNGNYINNVAGSWGPLIQGQTVTNWFGQQETLQAYPNNIRDILQNSISSQNDLSFSGGNEKYDYRVSYGYSHETGLVPNNKLNRNNLSVNAGTQLTAKFRIATAFTYTNNISDRTQSGNQGSNPLWRGIYTPRSYDLTNMPYEDAAGNQLWFAAEDQPYWSINHIKNHQEVNRFFGNINLKYDILDWLQADLKIGTDVFTYATKGFDDKGVRSNANTSSAGAGGVLDRSEMTRNLNSYLTVTANRKLTNDLHLMATVGNEIIANYNSYIQDIGLGIVVAGFDNVKNFLTFNPSSGITRQRTVGFFGDIVLDYKTWLSVNAKARNDFASTLAPGKQSIFYPAVAVSFVPTEAFPAIKSKVLSSAKIRANIGEVGKGASPYVINTYYGKASAGDGLGSTAVNFPFNGLAGYTYNNGTGNPNLTPEFTREIELGAELALFNGRLSIDGSVYRRDSRNLIFSVPVPSTSGFTSLVTNAGKLSTKGVELLITGNIIEKEKFSWESSINFTSFKSIVEELAPGVSNISIGGFTSPNIQLVPGQPYGQIWSNAYQRDNQGRMIIGSNGLPKVTTNVQAVGNPNPKFTMGFSNTFNYGNFSLSFLFDFKYKGDQLSRTIGDLRINGVSAETAKYPRFNADGTPNKPYVFDGVLDDGTKNNIGVTAQQYFSLQGKYVAWEGYVLDATYLKLREANLSYRFPSTLLGKGKFIKALQLSVYGRNLFIYAPNYPDLDPEQNLLGVSNARGLEFGITPTARTIGGSLRATF; encoded by the coding sequence ATGAAACAATCTCTAACTCTAATGCGAGGTTATCTGGCTGTATTTGTAGCGGTGATTGGTCTGCTGACCAGTAGCCGCGGATTGGCCCGGCCCCTCTTTTTGTCGGGACTGGCCGATATTGACGTGAGTGGTACTGTAACCTTAAAAGATGATGGTACCGCGCTGCCGGGCGCTTCTGTCCTGTTAAAGGGCAGCACCAATGTGGGTACGGTTACCGATGCGAATGGTAGGTTCAGAATTCGTGTGCCCGAAGATGCAATACTGGTCATCAGCTACATTGGCTACATTACGCAGGAGGTCAAACTCAACGGCCGAGCGAACCTGACAATTGCGCTGGAAACCGATGCGCAGCAATTGAGCGAAGTTGTTGTCACATCGTTTGGGATTGCCCGCGATCGCAAAACGCTGGGCTATGGTGTCAGTGAAGTAAAAGCAGAACAAATCAGTAAGGCACCCACTACAGATCTGACCAACTCGCTGGCGGGTAAAGTTGCCGGGGTTCAGGTAACGGGAGCGGGTGGTGGCTTTGCTGGTTCGAATGTGACTATTCGTGGGTTTTCGACGTTCACGGGGAGCAACCAGCCGCTCTATGTTGTCAACGGAATTCCGCTCGATAACAGCAATGGCAGTAGTGCTTCAAACGGAGGTAACTCGGTCAATACGGGTGTTGTGAACTCCAGCCGCATTTCGGACATCAACCCGCAGGATATTGAAAGCATCAATGTGTTGAAAGGGGCGGCTGCAACTGTTTTGTATGGTTCGCGGGCGGCATCGGGAGCAATTCTGATTACGACAAAAAAAGGAAAGAAAGGAACCAACAAACAAATCTCGTTCTCGACAAACACCGCCGTGGGGACAATCAGCCGATTTCCCGAATTTCAGAATCAGTATGCGCAGGGTAGTAATGGCAACTACATCAACAATGTAGCCGGATCGTGGGGACCACTGATTCAGGGCCAAACCGTTACAAACTGGTTTGGTCAGCAGGAAACTCTGCAAGCCTATCCGAACAACATTCGGGATATTCTTCAGAATTCTATCTCATCGCAGAACGACCTGAGTTTTTCGGGCGGCAACGAAAAGTATGACTACCGCGTCTCGTATGGTTATTCGCACGAAACGGGACTGGTGCCCAACAACAAACTAAACCGGAATAACCTGAGCGTAAATGCCGGAACCCAGTTGACTGCTAAGTTTAGAATCGCAACGGCGTTTACCTATACCAACAATATTTCGGATCGTACGCAGTCAGGTAATCAGGGCTCTAATCCACTCTGGCGGGGAATTTATACGCCACGGAGCTACGATTTAACGAATATGCCTTATGAAGATGCGGCTGGCAATCAGCTTTGGTTTGCGGCCGAAGATCAGCCGTACTGGTCGATCAATCATATCAAAAACCATCAGGAAGTGAACCGTTTCTTCGGAAACATCAATCTGAAATACGATATTCTGGACTGGCTTCAGGCCGACCTGAAGATTGGTACCGACGTGTTTACCTATGCCACGAAAGGATTCGACGACAAGGGCGTGCGGAGCAATGCCAACACATCGTCGGCTGGTGCGGGTGGTGTGCTCGATCGCTCGGAAATGACCCGCAATCTGAATTCCTATCTGACCGTAACAGCAAATCGGAAGCTAACCAACGATCTGCACCTGATGGCTACGGTAGGGAATGAAATCATTGCCAACTACAACAGCTACATTCAGGATATTGGCCTGGGCATTGTGGTGGCTGGGTTCGACAATGTCAAAAACTTCCTGACCTTTAACCCCTCGTCGGGCATTACGCGGCAACGGACAGTGGGTTTCTTTGGCGATATTGTGCTCGACTATAAAACCTGGCTTTCGGTGAATGCAAAGGCGCGTAATGATTTCGCATCGACGCTGGCACCAGGTAAGCAGTCGATTTTCTATCCGGCCGTTGCAGTCAGTTTTGTTCCTACCGAGGCCTTTCCTGCTATTAAATCGAAAGTGTTGTCGTCGGCCAAGATCCGGGCTAACATTGGCGAGGTGGGGAAAGGAGCAAGCCCATACGTAATTAACACGTACTACGGTAAAGCCAGCGCGGGTGATGGGCTGGGTTCCACGGCCGTTAATTTCCCGTTCAACGGCCTGGCTGGTTATACCTACAACAACGGAACCGGTAACCCGAACCTGACGCCCGAATTCACCCGTGAAATTGAACTGGGCGCTGAGCTGGCTCTTTTCAATGGACGCCTGAGCATTGATGGGTCGGTCTATCGGCGCGATAGCCGCAACCTGATTTTCTCGGTGCCTGTCCCTTCTACTTCCGGCTTTACGAGTCTGGTGACCAACGCGGGTAAACTTTCAACGAAAGGGGTTGAATTGCTGATTACGGGTAATATCATCGAAAAGGAGAAGTTCAGTTGGGAAAGCTCGATCAACTTCACCAGTTTCAAATCCATTGTTGAAGAACTGGCACCGGGCGTATCGAATATCTCGATTGGTGGATTTACATCGCCCAATATTCAGTTGGTGCCGGGGCAGCCTTATGGTCAGATCTGGTCAAATGCTTACCAGCGCGATAACCAGGGGCGTATGATTATCGGCAGTAACGGCCTTCCGAAAGTGACAACCAACGTACAGGCTGTGGGCAATCCGAATCCGAAGTTCACGATGGGTTTCAGCAATACATTCAACTATGGCAATTTTAGCCTGTCGTTTCTGTTCGATTTCAAATACAAGGGCGATCAACTTTCGCGGACGATTGGCGACCTGCGGATCAATGGTGTATCGGCCGAAACGGCTAAGTATCCACGTTTCAATGCCGACGGAACGCCCAACAAACCGTATGTTTTTGATGGCGTGCTGGATGATGGTACAAAGAATAACATTGGCGTTACGGCACAGCAGTATTTCAGCCTTCAGGGCAAGTATGTGGCCTGGGAAGGATATGTGCTCGATGCGACGTACCTGAAACTACGCGAGGCCAACCTGAGCTACCGATTCCCGAGTACGCTGTTGGGTAAAGGAAAATTCATAAAGGCACTGCAACTGTCGGTGTATGGGCGTAACCTGTTCATCTACGCGCCAAACTATCCCGATCTCGATCCTGAACAAAACCTGTTGGGCGTGAGCAATGCCCGTGGCCTGGAATTTGGTATTACGCCAACCGCCCGCACCATTGGTGGAAGTTTACGAGCTACGTTTTAA
- a CDS encoding lytic transglycosylase domain-containing protein, translating to MAALKPAVVPPHFMADTSRSLPSSNGLDNPSLLVVDSSKRVFPIYFCGEEVPVHEPRVSRRWLQTLRTYGAQEECLFDLRGRAATFFPIIDPILRKYKIPRDFRFMPLAESALVNDCVSHKGASGYWQLMPETARELGLKVNKQVDERLDLEKATIAVCRYLHQLYGQLGSWTLVAAAYNGGITHIQNKMVQQGHSNYYRLRLHRETSHYLFRILAYKELLSNPRQYALLLRSSTIEQLVKPLPSWSKPLALPKKIKDAPTVELVDADYADPTWGPRPNKSLTQTPSDTQQFIATAKKASTLPGTDLEKQNKGLPIKNLMMSLMVLRFRRPRMLDWKKGEGIRPLHHWDWL from the coding sequence ATGGCCGCGCTTAAACCGGCCGTCGTGCCTCCTCATTTTATGGCCGACACGAGCCGATCACTTCCGTCGTCAAACGGATTGGACAACCCCTCCTTACTAGTCGTCGACTCCTCCAAACGCGTGTTTCCTATCTATTTTTGCGGAGAGGAAGTTCCAGTTCACGAACCCCGTGTATCGCGCCGTTGGTTGCAAACGCTTCGAACCTATGGGGCTCAGGAAGAATGCCTGTTCGATCTCCGTGGTCGGGCTGCTACATTCTTTCCAATTATCGACCCAATTCTTCGGAAGTATAAAATTCCGCGTGATTTCCGATTTATGCCGCTGGCCGAAAGCGCGCTGGTCAACGATTGTGTGTCGCACAAAGGTGCTTCTGGCTATTGGCAATTAATGCCCGAAACGGCCCGTGAGCTTGGACTGAAAGTGAATAAACAAGTCGACGAGCGGCTTGACCTCGAAAAAGCGACAATTGCCGTTTGTCGGTATCTTCACCAGCTCTATGGCCAGTTAGGCTCCTGGACACTGGTGGCTGCTGCCTACAATGGAGGAATCACCCACATCCAGAATAAAATGGTACAGCAGGGGCACTCGAACTATTATCGCCTGCGGCTACACCGCGAAACGAGCCATTATCTGTTTCGAATTCTGGCCTACAAAGAGCTGCTGAGTAACCCTCGCCAATATGCGCTGCTGCTTCGTAGCTCAACTATTGAGCAGTTAGTGAAACCACTGCCCAGTTGGAGCAAACCACTGGCTCTTCCCAAGAAAATAAAAGACGCGCCAACTGTTGAGCTTGTCGATGCCGATTATGCCGATCCAACCTGGGGCCCTCGCCCCAATAAATCGCTGACGCAAACACCAAGTGATACGCAGCAGTTTATTGCTACAGCCAAAAAAGCATCAACACTACCGGGCACTGATCTGGAAAAACAAAACAAAGGCCTGCCTATTAAAAACCTGATGATGAGCCTTATGGTTCTGCGTTTCCGTCGCCCACGTATGCTGGACTGGAAAAAAGGCGAAGGAATTCGTCCATTACATCACTGGGACTGGCTCTAA
- a CDS encoding lytic transglycosylase domain-containing protein has protein sequence MRSATPLAILLISTGLFTVPVAYAQKNPAAGKSKPARFAVAKPRLAPTPAHLHFCGEIVPTEQGDVSAKLALALANSSGYSSHLNGLKTRSAPYFAVVEPILSKHGIPNDFKYLPLIESAWQSNAVSSAGAVGYWQFMDETARDMGLSIAPGNDERTDLRKSTEAACKYIRFLYNKLGSWTLVAAAYNGGVGMVQRKISRVGHHNYYSMTMNPETGYYLYRILAMKELFTNPMYGLGSAALMASGAAYEQEREQARRSGWLQDEEPEPTGVPVESLSEPTSANARREVVIMDSVLEELLKKQALSPMVYIGDLSAKLVRAGQLKVGQSWTFALTEDVQIGEDDLKKGDALYAVIDDIDAQGNVFFRATKVISSDTQTAISLTLISMNPATGLAGIPKPKAIKPGWVVQWKL, from the coding sequence TTGAGATCTGCCACTCCATTAGCTATTTTACTGATTAGCACCGGCTTATTTACAGTGCCGGTAGCGTATGCCCAGAAAAATCCAGCCGCTGGCAAATCGAAACCCGCTCGGTTTGCCGTTGCCAAACCTCGGCTCGCTCCCACACCGGCCCATCTGCATTTCTGTGGCGAAATTGTACCGACCGAACAGGGGGATGTCTCCGCTAAACTGGCTCTTGCCCTGGCCAATAGTTCGGGCTACAGCAGTCATTTGAATGGGCTAAAAACCCGTTCGGCTCCTTACTTTGCCGTTGTTGAGCCGATTCTGAGCAAACACGGTATTCCGAACGATTTCAAATACCTGCCTCTAATCGAAAGCGCATGGCAGTCTAACGCCGTTTCGTCGGCTGGGGCCGTTGGCTACTGGCAGTTTATGGACGAAACAGCTCGCGACATGGGTCTTTCGATTGCGCCCGGCAACGACGAACGAACCGATCTTCGCAAATCGACCGAAGCGGCCTGTAAATACATCCGTTTTTTGTATAACAAGCTTGGTTCCTGGACGCTCGTTGCCGCAGCCTATAATGGAGGAGTTGGTATGGTGCAGCGCAAAATTAGCCGCGTTGGCCACCACAACTATTACTCCATGACCATGAATCCCGAAACAGGTTATTATCTGTACCGGATTCTGGCCATGAAAGAACTGTTCACGAATCCGATGTATGGGCTGGGATCGGCAGCTTTGATGGCTTCGGGGGCCGCCTATGAACAGGAACGCGAGCAGGCCCGACGGTCAGGCTGGCTTCAGGACGAAGAACCAGAACCTACCGGCGTACCGGTTGAATCATTATCAGAACCTACGAGCGCCAATGCCCGCCGGGAAGTCGTCATCATGGATAGTGTTCTGGAAGAACTGCTAAAAAAACAGGCGCTTTCACCAATGGTTTATATTGGCGATTTGTCGGCTAAGCTGGTTCGGGCAGGCCAGTTAAAGGTTGGCCAGAGCTGGACGTTTGCCCTTACTGAAGATGTTCAGATTGGGGAAGATGACCTGAAAAAAGGCGATGCGTTGTATGCCGTAATCGACGACATCGATGCCCAGGGCAATGTGTTTTTCCGGGCAACGAAAGTGATTTCTTCAGACACGCAGACTGCCATCTCTCTTACCCTTATTAGTATGAACCCAGCTACGGGTCTGGCAGGCATTCCTAAGCCCAAAGCTATCAAGCCAGGCTGGGTGGTGCAGTGGAAGTTGTAG
- a CDS encoding lytic transglycosylase domain-containing protein: protein MQFFVSLFLLVSFGASAFETNAGSLPSTTNQQAITTSTISFLPKLNPLLPPVYFCGESVPLHEEAVARRLIAALVTNTNRAQALYRIRQRAASFFPIIEPILERHRIPADFKYLPLVESALTSFAVSPKGAVGYWQFMPATAQELGLSIRPGHDERQNLVKSTEAACRYLNFLYDRLGSWTLAAAAYNNGIGALLGNIRRQQKRDYYYLRLNAETGKYLYRILAFKELLSNYQSYESILSEQTMAYLSQPLKAGSNNDDEVLIPEIILDEVTQSAVSTPTHESLLTTENRTEDIPLPNAADVFRGGIKAQLTEFAGLQRGQVWVFHLTRGGLAANKDVEEGDVLYAVVEDIDTKTGKLYLRADKLYSASDRQTYSLSLAAVDASTGRIGIKLPDVDQLKSGWILTWKAL from the coding sequence ATGCAATTTTTTGTTTCATTATTCCTGCTGGTTAGTTTTGGCGCATCGGCTTTTGAGACTAATGCAGGTTCGCTACCCTCAACAACTAACCAGCAGGCTATTACAACTTCGACTATCTCTTTTTTGCCGAAGTTAAATCCCCTCTTGCCACCCGTATACTTTTGTGGCGAATCGGTTCCGCTCCATGAAGAAGCGGTAGCTCGGCGGTTAATAGCAGCTCTGGTTACGAACACCAACCGTGCGCAGGCGCTGTACCGTATTCGTCAGCGGGCTGCGTCTTTTTTCCCGATTATCGAGCCCATTCTGGAACGGCATCGCATACCGGCCGATTTCAAATACTTACCCCTGGTCGAAAGTGCCCTAACCAGTTTTGCCGTTTCGCCAAAAGGAGCTGTTGGCTACTGGCAATTCATGCCCGCTACGGCTCAGGAACTGGGGCTCTCCATTCGTCCTGGCCACGATGAGCGCCAGAATCTGGTTAAATCGACCGAAGCGGCCTGTCGGTATTTAAATTTTCTCTACGACAGACTCGGCTCCTGGACACTGGCCGCAGCAGCCTATAACAACGGCATTGGCGCACTCCTGGGCAACATTCGACGTCAGCAAAAACGAGATTACTACTACCTGCGCCTAAATGCCGAAACCGGTAAGTATCTGTATCGGATTCTGGCATTTAAAGAATTGCTTTCCAACTATCAAAGCTATGAGAGTATTCTTTCCGAGCAAACAATGGCTTATCTGAGTCAACCGCTTAAGGCTGGCTCAAACAACGATGATGAAGTGTTAATTCCCGAAATTATTCTGGATGAAGTGACTCAATCAGCCGTAAGTACGCCCACTCATGAATCGTTACTGACAACCGAAAATCGAACTGAAGATATTCCGTTGCCCAATGCTGCCGACGTATTCCGGGGTGGTATCAAAGCACAACTAACAGAATTTGCAGGGCTTCAACGCGGACAGGTCTGGGTTTTTCACCTCACCCGTGGTGGCCTGGCCGCCAATAAGGATGTTGAAGAGGGCGATGTTCTCTACGCTGTTGTAGAAGATATTGATACCAAAACTGGCAAACTATACCTAAGAGCCGACAAACTTTATTCGGCCAGCGACCGCCAAACCTATTCTCTTTCTTTAGCCGCAGTTGATGCCTCAACCGGACGTATTGGCATAAAGCTCCCCGACGTCGATCAGCTTAAATCGGGCTGGATTCTCACCTGGAAAGCGTTGTAG